In a genomic window of Palaemon carinicauda isolate YSFRI2023 unplaced genomic scaffold, ASM3689809v2 scaffold203, whole genome shotgun sequence:
- the LOC137635957 gene encoding probable G-protein coupled receptor AH9.1: MKRQPSPTTSYLLSLAVTQFCLSVCSIFGSAVQHQKRQAPIEVYHATASAEPIYNLFTCCNSFIILGLSADRHHAICFPHSYSPAVGQRRMKYAVIFSYVVASLLYVPIFLYKVYIYIQMNDRWIIEEEALSTQTAWKVWSMILEGIHHFIPSIAIVILNARILAVAVRRSRNKALSQSRSVTQSHRERRTIYLLLALTVSFLLTNVPCASLKVLYSWWGDICYVHPNLEGVRNLFNTIEVVSYTWEFFLYFLMNQEYRKDLFNLVTGCCGRCKTVDISDSVQDGE; this comes from the coding sequence ATGAAAAGGCAGCCTTCTCCAACGACCAGCTACCTCCTGTCACTGGCCGTCACCCAGTTCTGTCTATCCGTCTGTTCCATCTTCGGGTCGGCCGTGCAGCATCAGAAGAGGCAAGCTCCTATTGAAGTCTACCACGCGACCGCCTCAGCTGAACCTATATATAACCTCTTCACCTGTTGCAATTCTTTCATCATCTTGGGCCTCTCGGCTGATAGACATCATGCTATATGCTTCCCACATAGTTATTCACCGGCCGTTGGTCAGAGGAGGATGAAATATGCTGTTATCTTCTCGTACGTTGTCGCATCTCTTCTGTACGTCCCGATTTTCCTCTACAAGGTGTACATTTACATCCAGATGAACGACCGCTGGATCATCGAAGAGGAAGCTCTCTCGACCCAGACAGCCTGGAAGGTGTGGTCCATGATCCTGGAAGGGATACATCACTTCATCCCCAGCATAGCCATCGTGATCCTGAACGCCAGGATACTGGCAGTTGCAGTTCGACGGAGCAGGAACAAGGCCCTGTCCCAATCTAGGTCCGTCACGCAAAGCCACAGGGAGAGGCGAACCATATACCTCTTGCTGGCACTCACGGTCAGTTTCCTCCTGACGAACGTCCCCTGTGCATCCCTCAAGGTCCTGTACTCCTGGTGGGGGGATATTTGTTACGTCCATCCAAACCTAGAGGGTGTGAGGAACCTTTTCAACACGATCGAGGTGGTTAGCTACACGTGGGAGTTTTTCCTCTATTTCCTGATGAACCAAGAATACCGCAAAGATCTTTTCAATCTCGTAACTGGCTGCTGTGGACGTTGCAAAACGGTGGATATCAGTGACTCTGTTCAAGATGGAGAGTGA